Proteins encoded by one window of Scatophagus argus isolate fScaArg1 chromosome 8, fScaArg1.pri, whole genome shotgun sequence:
- the raf1a gene encoding raf-1 proto-oncogene, serine/threonine kinase a isoform X2 has protein sequence MEHRQGAWKTLSNGFGMKDSALEGPCLSPTMVQGFPCQRRSSDDSKMPDSKTSSTIRVYLPNQQRTVVNVRPGMTLYSCLIKALKVRGLQPQCCAVFKLHPGQRSKKLRMDWNTDSTSLIGEELLVEVLDHVPLTTHNFVRKTYLKLAFCDICQKFLLNGFRCQTCGYKFHEHCSTKVPTMCVDWSNIRQLLLCPTPGDSGAPSLPPLTSRRMRESLTRFPSSAHRYSTPHAFNYTTSYPPTGGGLSQRQRSTSTPNVHMVSTTLPVDSSMIELDCLNTSPSSWCHRFWLKRKVGIVHFSQPFVEASSESPEKDAMRDHDSAGSSPNQSPTGWSQSQSKVPAPAQRERAPSFNTQEKNKIRPRDKRDSSYYWEIEASEVYLHSRIGSGSFGTVYKGKWHGDVAVKILKVTDPTPEQFQAFRNEVAVLRKTRHVNILLFMGYMTKDNLAIVTQWCEGSSLYKHIHVLETNFKIIQLIDIARQTAQGMDYLHAKNIIHRDMKSNNIFLHEGLTVKIGDFGLATVKARWSGSHQVEQPSGSILWMAPEVIRMQDNNPYSFQSDVYSYGIVLFELMTGELPYSHTANRDQIIFMVGRGYLSPDLSKLYKNCPKAMKRLVADCIKKSKDERPLFPQILSSIELLQHALPKINRSASEPSLHRASHTEDINACTLTSTRLPVF, from the exons ATGGAGCACCGCCAGGGAGCATGGAAGACCCTGAGCAACGGCTTCGGAATGAAGGACTCTGCTTTAGAAGGCCCGTGCCTTTCCCCAACCATGGTCCAGGGCTTTCCCTGCCAGCGTCGCTCCTCAGATGACAGCAAGATGCCCGACTCCAAGACTAGCAGCACTATCCGTGTCTACCTCCCAAACCAGCAGCGCACTGTG GTAAATGTGCGACCAGGTATGACTCTGTACAGTTGCCTGATAAAAGCATTAAAGGTGCGAGGGCTGCAGCCTCAGTGCTGCGCTGTCTTCAAGCTGCATCCAGGCCAGAGGAG CAAAAAACTCCGGATGGATTGGAATACTGACTCCACCTCCCTTATTGGAGAAGAGCTGCTGGTGGAGGTTTTAGATCATGTCCCCTTGACAACACATAATTTT gtTCGTAAAACATATCTGAAGCTAGCGTTCTGTGATATTTGCCAGAAGTTTCTTTTGAATGGTTTCCGTTGCCAAACATGTGGCTACAAATTCCATGAGCATTGTAGCACCAAGGTGCCCACGATGTGTGTGGACTGGAGCAATATCAGACAACTCCT GTTGTGTCCAACACCTGGTGATAGCGGTGCCCCGTCTCTGCCCCCGCTGACATCCCGGCGGATGAGGGAATCCTTAACACGGTTTCCAAg CTCAGCTCATCGATATTCCACCCCTCATGCCTTCAACTACACCACGTCCTACCCACCCACAGGTGGTGGTCTCTCTCAGAGGCAGCGCTCCACTTCTACACCCAATGTGCACATGGTTAGCACCACCCTGCCTGTAGACAGCAGCATGATTGAG CTAGACTGCCTCAATACCTCCCCCAGCTCCTGGTGCCATAGATTCTGGTTGAAGAGGAAAGTAGGTATTGTGCACTTCTCCCAGCCTTTTGTTGAGGCCTCATCTGAGAGTCCAGAAAAG GATGCGATGCGTGATCATGACTCAG CGGGCAGTTCCCCCAACCAGAGTCCAACAGGCTGGTCCCAGTCCCAGTCCAAAGTTCCTGCTCCTGCCCAGCGAGAGAGGGCCCCGTCCTTCAACACtcaggagaaaaataaaata AGGCCCCGAGACAAGCGGGACTCCAGTTACTACTGGGAGATTGAAGCCAGTGAGGTTTATCTGCACTCCCGCATCGGTTCAGGCTCCTTTGGAACTGTATACAAAGGGAAATGGCATG GTGATGTAGCAGTGAAGATTTTAAAGGTGACTGACCCCACACCAGAGCAATTCCAGGCATTCAGAAATGAAGTAGCAGTCCTGAG GAAAACGCGACATGTCAACATCCTGTTGTTCATGGGCTACATGACGAAGGACAACCTGGCCATTGTGACCCAGTGGTGTGAAGGCAGCAGCCTGTACAAGCATATTCATGTCCTGGAGACAAACTTCAAGATAATCCAGCTCATAGACATTGCCAGACAGACAGCTCAGGGCATGGA ttatcTGCATGCAAAGAACATCATTCATCGTGACATGAAGTCCAACA ATATCTTCCTGCATGAAGGGCTAACGGTGAAAATTGGGGACTTTGGTCTCGCTACAGTGAAGGCCAGGTGGAGTGGCTCACATCAGGTGGAGCAGCCCTCTGGGTCCATTCTCTGGATG GCTCCTGAAGTTATCCGGATGCAAGATAACAATCCCTACAGCTTCCAGTCTGATGTCTATTCCTATGGAATTGTTCTCTTTGAGCTCATGACAGGAGAGCTTCCATATTCCCACACAGCAAACCGAGATCAG ATTATCTTCATGGTGGGAAGAGGATATTTGTCCCCAGACCTCAGTAAGCTCTACAAGAATTGCCCCAAAGCCATGAAAAGGTTGGTGGCCGACTGCATCAAGAAGTCCAAGGATGAGAGGCCGCTCTTCCCGCAG aTCTTGTCCTCCATTGAGCTTCTCCAGCATGCCCTCCCTAAGATAAACCGCAGTGCCTCAGAACCGTCCCTGCACAGAGCCTCTCACACTGAGGATATCAATGCCTGTACTCTGACCTCCACCAGACTGCCTGTTTTCTAG
- the raf1a gene encoding raf-1 proto-oncogene, serine/threonine kinase a isoform X1, with product MEHRQGAWKTLSNGFGMKDSALEGPCLSPTMVQGFPCQRRSSDDSKMPDSKTSSTIRVYLPNQQRTVVNVRPGMTLYSCLIKALKVRGLQPQCCAVFKLHPGQRSKKLRMDWNTDSTSLIGEELLVEVLDHVPLTTHNFVRKTYLKLAFCDICQKFLLNGFRCQTCGYKFHEHCSTKVPTMCVDWSNIRQLLLCPTPGDSGAPSLPPLTSRRMRESLTRFPSSAHRYSTPHAFNYTTSYPPTGGGLSQRQRSTSTPNVHMVSTTLPVDSSMIEDAMRDHDSAGSSPNQSPTGWSQSQSKVPAPAQRERAPSFNTQEKNKIRPRDKRDSSYYWEIEASEVYLHSRIGSGSFGTVYKGKWHGDVAVKILKVTDPTPEQFQAFRNEVAVLRKTRHVNILLFMGYMTKDNLAIVTQWCEGSSLYKHIHVLETNFKIIQLIDIARQTAQGMDYLHAKNIIHRDMKSNNIFLHEGLTVKIGDFGLATVKARWSGSHQVEQPSGSILWMAPEVIRMQDNNPYSFQSDVYSYGIVLFELMTGELPYSHTANRDQIIFMVGRGYLSPDLSKLYKNCPKAMKRLVADCIKKSKDERPLFPQILSSIELLQHALPKINRSASEPSLHRASHTEDINACTLTSTRLPVF from the exons ATGGAGCACCGCCAGGGAGCATGGAAGACCCTGAGCAACGGCTTCGGAATGAAGGACTCTGCTTTAGAAGGCCCGTGCCTTTCCCCAACCATGGTCCAGGGCTTTCCCTGCCAGCGTCGCTCCTCAGATGACAGCAAGATGCCCGACTCCAAGACTAGCAGCACTATCCGTGTCTACCTCCCAAACCAGCAGCGCACTGTG GTAAATGTGCGACCAGGTATGACTCTGTACAGTTGCCTGATAAAAGCATTAAAGGTGCGAGGGCTGCAGCCTCAGTGCTGCGCTGTCTTCAAGCTGCATCCAGGCCAGAGGAG CAAAAAACTCCGGATGGATTGGAATACTGACTCCACCTCCCTTATTGGAGAAGAGCTGCTGGTGGAGGTTTTAGATCATGTCCCCTTGACAACACATAATTTT gtTCGTAAAACATATCTGAAGCTAGCGTTCTGTGATATTTGCCAGAAGTTTCTTTTGAATGGTTTCCGTTGCCAAACATGTGGCTACAAATTCCATGAGCATTGTAGCACCAAGGTGCCCACGATGTGTGTGGACTGGAGCAATATCAGACAACTCCT GTTGTGTCCAACACCTGGTGATAGCGGTGCCCCGTCTCTGCCCCCGCTGACATCCCGGCGGATGAGGGAATCCTTAACACGGTTTCCAAg CTCAGCTCATCGATATTCCACCCCTCATGCCTTCAACTACACCACGTCCTACCCACCCACAGGTGGTGGTCTCTCTCAGAGGCAGCGCTCCACTTCTACACCCAATGTGCACATGGTTAGCACCACCCTGCCTGTAGACAGCAGCATGATTGAG GATGCGATGCGTGATCATGACTCAG CGGGCAGTTCCCCCAACCAGAGTCCAACAGGCTGGTCCCAGTCCCAGTCCAAAGTTCCTGCTCCTGCCCAGCGAGAGAGGGCCCCGTCCTTCAACACtcaggagaaaaataaaata AGGCCCCGAGACAAGCGGGACTCCAGTTACTACTGGGAGATTGAAGCCAGTGAGGTTTATCTGCACTCCCGCATCGGTTCAGGCTCCTTTGGAACTGTATACAAAGGGAAATGGCATG GTGATGTAGCAGTGAAGATTTTAAAGGTGACTGACCCCACACCAGAGCAATTCCAGGCATTCAGAAATGAAGTAGCAGTCCTGAG GAAAACGCGACATGTCAACATCCTGTTGTTCATGGGCTACATGACGAAGGACAACCTGGCCATTGTGACCCAGTGGTGTGAAGGCAGCAGCCTGTACAAGCATATTCATGTCCTGGAGACAAACTTCAAGATAATCCAGCTCATAGACATTGCCAGACAGACAGCTCAGGGCATGGA ttatcTGCATGCAAAGAACATCATTCATCGTGACATGAAGTCCAACA ATATCTTCCTGCATGAAGGGCTAACGGTGAAAATTGGGGACTTTGGTCTCGCTACAGTGAAGGCCAGGTGGAGTGGCTCACATCAGGTGGAGCAGCCCTCTGGGTCCATTCTCTGGATG GCTCCTGAAGTTATCCGGATGCAAGATAACAATCCCTACAGCTTCCAGTCTGATGTCTATTCCTATGGAATTGTTCTCTTTGAGCTCATGACAGGAGAGCTTCCATATTCCCACACAGCAAACCGAGATCAG ATTATCTTCATGGTGGGAAGAGGATATTTGTCCCCAGACCTCAGTAAGCTCTACAAGAATTGCCCCAAAGCCATGAAAAGGTTGGTGGCCGACTGCATCAAGAAGTCCAAGGATGAGAGGCCGCTCTTCCCGCAG aTCTTGTCCTCCATTGAGCTTCTCCAGCATGCCCTCCCTAAGATAAACCGCAGTGCCTCAGAACCGTCCCTGCACAGAGCCTCTCACACTGAGGATATCAATGCCTGTACTCTGACCTCCACCAGACTGCCTGTTTTCTAG